The Phoenix dactylifera cultivar Barhee BC4 chromosome 12, palm_55x_up_171113_PBpolish2nd_filt_p, whole genome shotgun sequence genome includes the window CAGAAGAGTATGGCAGTGAGATGGCGAAGTTGTGTGGGATATTGATGAAAGTTTTGTCCGTAAGTCTGGGTTTGGACGTGGAGTTTCTCCACAAGGCATTTGGGGGGGATGATGTGGGGGCGTGCCTTAGGGTGAATTATTACCCTAAGTGCCCACAGCCGGACCTCACCCTCGGCATCTCCGCGCACTCTGATCCTGGAGTGCTGACGGTGCTGCTCGCCGACGATCAGGTCAAGGGTCTCCAGGTACGAAAGGGTGACGCATGGATCACCGTCCATCCCGTCCCCCATGCATTCATCATCATAATTGGTGATCAAATTCAGGTGATCTcggtccctctctctcttccttgggtgattttatagcttttggaGTTCCTTGGTTTCACGGGTGCAACTTCTTACTGAACCAAGCTCGATCAAGCTtagtttgaaattaattttaagTTGAACTCCAAAGTCAAGCTTGATTTTTTTTACCATTATTTTGAGCTTAATTCAAACTTAATTTCAAATCGGGACAAATACGAGCCTATTGATAATCCTAAATCAAGTTGAAATCAACtcgaattaaattaaacttggtTCAAACTTAAATGAAAGATCTTTGATTTCAAGTTTGGTTCATGTCTAAATTAACATTTAATTGAtctaaagaataaaaaaaaaacagaccaACTAAATCTTTAATCCTATGATCCATTACATATGAAATGATaaatatgttttaaatatattcgAGCCTTACCGAGCTGTGTTTGAATAAGCTAGGATAATTAATAAAGTAGCGTCTTTCTTGGTTTCTTTAATTGACCTTGACTTGCTTGCGAGGAAGATGACTATTCTGGTGAAATAGATAGCCCATCCGATGATCGAATCGGGATCACCCACCCCTCCGATATTATTTACTAATGAAAGGAATGTTTCAAAAATCACCTAATCGTCAGTGATGCTTCCATTGCTTTAGCAATATATGAAATAGGTACCAGAACCTTTCGATTTCTAAAAGTGCCGGCTCGTTCTTCTAATGGATCGAAAGGTCAAACCAGGCTCCTTTTACGTACCTTTATTTATACCTATAACGGGACACCACTATTGGAGAGAAGCTCTAACCACCACTGGATATAGAACCGTAATTTTTGGCTCCGTTTGAAAAACACCATTAAAACAGCTCTTAATTGGAACCACAGGCTGTTAAAAAATTCAACAAGTTacttgtttatttatttgtttccaTAATATGAGTTTGTAGGTGATTTTGCCCATAATATGAGTTGGATAAATAAAAGTCATGGGACTCTATTCTCAAGCCTCctgcaagaggaggaagacacCATAATCGTAGGCTAAGCCCAATTATATATCTCTATATAGTGAAGAAGAACAGACAACAATAATAAAGTGTTGTTTGACACTATCACTATTCACCAAAGAATATATAATAtgtttctttaatttttatctttctgcaaaaaaaatttatttttgtgaattaaaattttaatatagcAATTTTTCTGGCAGCTCCTTTTCGTACAAATTTGTATTTGGAAAACGATGAATCACTGAACAGTGAAATATTTAAACAATGATCTCTAGGTGCCTCATGGCGGCTGTTAGCCATGATAGGGCGTACTCTTTTTCGCTCCTCATCCATTAGACTTTTGTCACCTGGCCCTATATCATGCGGTCTTGTCTTGTCCCCACGCCTTCCTCGTCGATTACAGGCTTAAAATATCATTCATTAAAGCCCCCGTTCCTTCTCTTACGGGTATTTTTTAGAACTTGCTTGCTTTACGAGACGGAATTTattttactaaaatattttttaaaaaaaattaatatctaaatatataatatttaaaaatataatttttatatgtttaattgaattaaaaaaataatatattctaaaATGACTTATATTTAATTAAGCATctattcttttaaaaaattataaaaatatttattatattattaataaaacAAAAGATTTTACCGATTCTATTTAAAagcttaaaaatatattttaaaaaaattttcttgacTATTCCTTCACCTTTGTATCGTATTCTTTCCTTTAACTCGCATGACAATACTCACGTGAAATTAGTGTGAGCAgctgatgtaccaaaaaaaaattctggctCCGAACCGATGGTAATTAAACTTTCTTATATCTCATATATTTTTTctacaaaatataaaaactttatttttataaaaaatatttttttataatttttctttaaaaacactaattaaatatatatttttaataaaaataaaaattctaaaaaataaaaactcacATCAAAGTCCGTGCGTTTCTTTGAAGAACTCGTGCTTAAAAGAACATTTGTCAGTCCTGTTTGCTCTCGATGTGAAATTATTACTTGGAAAAGTAGCCTGCGGCAAAGGATAGGGAAGCCGGACAGGCGTAGAATTTTCCTGTCAAATTCCAGCCACGTACTCTTGCATCATTTCCCAAGGCTGAACCCAAACCAAACACATAGTATGCTTCGTGCCAATCATTGCTCGTATGTTTCATGGTATGTTTCCCAAggcatcattaaaaaaaaaaaaaaacaacaacattcTACACTGTAACTTTCTACGTAGTGTTAATGTTGTTTACTAATAATATATTGGAGGTGGATGGGGTTGGATCAGGTGGTGAGCAATGCAACGTACAAGAGTGTGGAGCACCGGGCGGTGGTGAATGCGGCGGAGGAGCGGCTGTCCCTCGCCTTCTTCTGCAACCCCAAGAGCGACTTGCCGCTGGGTCCGGCTCGCGAGCTCGTCACCCCTAACCGACCTCCACTCTATCAGCCCATGACCTACAATGAGTATCGGCTATACGTAAGGAAGAATGGCCCCAGGGGCAAAACGCAGGTCGAGTCATTGAAGGCCATGTAACCATGCATGCCATCAAAATCCTTCTGAATTGATGCTTCTCATCCCATGCACGCTGACTAGCAATACTGGGTGTCGACTTGTATCTATTTGACGTATTTGTACATCGTAGTACATGTATCCACTCAAGCTTGATCGATCGATGTTTAAGAAGTAAACAATGGGCTCTTCTCAAAAGTATATAAATAAACAGTGGGATCTATGTATTAACATACAAGCTGCGCACGTGTTTATTTCAGTACATATGTTTGGTGAGGAAGATGTAGGAGCACTGGGCAATAAAATGGTATATCACTAGCTACGTGTATCTTAACGTATATACAAGCCATCGTCGAGTTTATTACTTGAATGCATTTTCCTTCTTTCTGGATATGATTGTGATGCAGCATGGTGTGCATTTAGCACATGACCGATAGATGGCTACAGGCGGCACATGAGGTTGTCGGAAGTGGATGTGCAGAAATTATATATATCTTAGTTTTCTCGGCACCAAATTAATTAGCAGGTATGGGCAGCTATGATTTCCATCATATGGAATTGTATAGCCGTCTATATCTGCTTAATTTGATTGGAGATCAAGAATCGAGATATAATTTTTATCGAAGCAAGAAATGATTTCTATCATATAAGATTATATATATAGTAATTGATTTGATGCCGAGAAAATTAAAAAGTGCCATATGTTGATCCAAATCTTATTGGAAAGCATGCCAATTAACTTGTTCACGTGGGTGGTTCTTAATATAACTAGAGCATtcttttcatccaaaaaagaaCATAAAGACAAGGAAACTCTTGTATTCATTCATTACAAGTCCTGCAAGTGGATCTCACTAATAAATCATGAATGCTTAAATGATTGGAGATCTACCTGTCCACGCAATCTGTCCTTCTCAATTACTCAGCATTGATGGTTAACTCCACTTAAGTAGGCCATTATAATGGGTTTAAAATGTGTCTCTCTACCCACCTCAAGAATGGAAGTGGGGATTCGGATTAGACCGGACGACCATATCCTTGCGAGGCCTCTATTCCATTCCCCTCCTCATCTCCTATAAGTCTAATGGACTTGTCGTAAG containing:
- the LOC103718120 gene encoding probable 2-oxoglutarate-dependent dioxygenase At3g111800, with product MDCLQDWPEPVVPVQSLSESGATAIPGRYIKPPSERPSSASAAFQNILAIPVVDLGRLSEGAPECRATMRAISDACRDWGFFQVVNHGVSHELMERIRELWRGFFHLPMEAKKSYANSPRTYEGYGSRLGVQKEAILDWGDYYFLQYLPPSAKDHDKWPSLPTLIRDTTEEYGSEMAKLCGILMKVLSVSLGLDVEFLHKAFGGDDVGACLRVNYYPKCPQPDLTLGISAHSDPGVLTVLLADDQVKGLQVRKGDAWITVHPVPHAFIIIIGDQIQVVSNATYKSVEHRAVVNAAEERLSLAFFCNPKSDLPLGPARELVTPNRPPLYQPMTYNEYRLYVRKNGPRGKTQVESLKAM